From the genome of Pukyongia salina, one region includes:
- a CDS encoding DUF4377 domain-containing protein, whose amino-acid sequence MKNAILLLLAALIFSCSATDESITSEEVDLAVDHYKTTSAYNGTAFVIYENGSLGDENARVYGQIDNFNFEPGYTYSLRATKTTTENAGTNTKTIRYKATSMDSRQAVRPDAEFRIPMIKFINGRGMATFIRRQADSTFILGNEIPFKCNYFCPDLDRAIEQKNEVTGIFKHGPDGSYLLMSLLD is encoded by the coding sequence ATGAAAAATGCTATCCTACTCCTGCTTGCTGCGCTTATTTTTTCATGCAGCGCTACTGATGAAAGTATTACCTCCGAAGAGGTTGATCTTGCTGTAGATCATTATAAAACTACCTCAGCCTACAACGGAACCGCATTTGTGATCTATGAAAATGGTAGTCTGGGTGATGAAAATGCCAGGGTATACGGACAGATAGATAATTTTAATTTTGAACCCGGATATACCTATTCTCTAAGGGCAACCAAAACAACCACAGAAAATGCAGGTACCAATACTAAAACAATACGTTATAAAGCAACTTCTATGGATTCGCGGCAGGCGGTGCGTCCGGACGCCGAGTTCAGGATCCCGATGATCAAATTCATTAATGGTCGTGGTATGGCAACTTTTATCAGGCGGCAGGCCGACTCTACGTTTATCTTAGGAAATGAAATTCCTTTTAAGTGTAATTATTTCTGTCCGGATCTGGACAGGGCAATCGAACAGAAAAATGAAGTTACAGGAATTTTTAAGCACGGACCCGACGGCAGCTATCTTCTTATGTCTCTTCTGGACTAG
- a CDS encoding T9SS type A sorting domain-containing protein: MKNYSSLRVKMLGLFTLIAIFSIHNVNAQLFLLGGGFNATDTNSDGTVVVGDNGSEHFVWTESGGITLIGGVGPSGFGGQTSVNGAGTVVAGTRVNPGNNLGELSSYNLGTQTWTSHGSLGSSSGNSASSAWGFSADGSTIVGLGWISAGNAHAIKWTSGGGIEDLGSTVAGRSTRANKANNDGSIIGGWQDSSSGFRQGAIWINGVQTLITHPNGDSATEVGAMSRDGVWMGGGQGFGNNFQAWKWSMNTGIIDIGPAPTAGWRGAISGLSEDGSIAVGFYRPFPAPAVFGRGIIHTDATGMLDLTDLAISLGIDVQGAILALPLDISDDGSTIVGLTDSGSGFVLRLPDVPINNTCSTAIPVSCNSIVFGSTTTATDNGGNSSPDVFYSYTGNGQLSTITVSLCGSGTNFDTVLRSFTDCAFNNEITNDDFCGTQSELEFPSYDLETTYILVEGAGTASGDFELEITCEPVLGQEDRIFANLNLFPNPVDDRFVISNNELISEVIIYNFTGQEIMRLSPNATAVDISTSTLARGMYFASVQVANQSRTLKFVK, from the coding sequence ATGAAAAATTATTCCTCACTCAGGGTGAAAATGCTTGGTCTTTTCACACTAATCGCCATATTCAGTATTCATAACGTCAACGCCCAGCTATTCCTTCTTGGTGGCGGATTTAATGCTACTGATACAAATTCAGACGGAACCGTCGTTGTTGGTGATAATGGATCTGAACATTTTGTGTGGACCGAATCCGGTGGGATTACCCTCATTGGTGGGGTTGGACCTTCAGGATTTGGTGGCCAGACTTCGGTGAATGGCGCCGGGACTGTGGTTGCCGGAACGCGTGTTAATCCTGGTAATAATTTAGGGGAACTTAGCTCTTATAACCTGGGAACCCAAACCTGGACCTCACATGGGTCTCTAGGTTCATCTTCTGGAAACTCGGCTAGTTCGGCATGGGGATTCTCGGCAGATGGGTCTACAATCGTAGGCCTGGGATGGATAAGTGCCGGAAATGCACATGCCATCAAGTGGACCAGTGGAGGTGGTATCGAGGATCTTGGAAGTACAGTTGCGGGTAGAAGTACACGAGCGAATAAAGCCAATAACGATGGCTCGATAATAGGTGGATGGCAGGATTCATCAAGTGGTTTCCGTCAGGGTGCCATTTGGATAAACGGGGTACAAACCTTAATTACACATCCTAATGGCGATAGCGCTACAGAGGTAGGTGCAATGTCCAGAGATGGAGTTTGGATGGGTGGTGGTCAGGGATTCGGAAATAATTTTCAGGCATGGAAATGGAGTATGAACACCGGCATCATAGATATAGGACCTGCTCCCACTGCAGGATGGAGAGGGGCGATTAGCGGACTCTCTGAAGATGGATCGATCGCCGTAGGGTTTTACAGGCCCTTCCCTGCCCCAGCTGTATTTGGACGAGGAATTATTCATACCGATGCCACAGGTATGCTGGATCTCACAGACCTTGCTATATCTCTTGGAATTGATGTACAGGGAGCTATATTAGCCTTGCCGCTCGACATCTCGGATGATGGAAGTACGATAGTGGGACTAACAGACTCGGGTTCCGGATTCGTACTAAGATTACCGGATGTACCTATTAATAACACCTGTTCTACAGCTATTCCCGTATCGTGTAATTCTATAGTTTTCGGATCTACAACGACGGCTACAGACAATGGAGGTAATTCGTCTCCCGATGTTTTTTACAGTTATACAGGAAATGGTCAGTTATCAACTATAACAGTTTCCTTATGTGGTTCGGGTACGAATTTCGATACAGTTCTTCGATCTTTTACCGATTGCGCGTTCAATAATGAAATAACGAACGATGATTTCTGCGGCACACAATCTGAATTGGAATTTCCCAGCTATGATCTGGAAACAACTTACATCCTTGTTGAGGGAGCCGGAACTGCTTCGGGGGACTTCGAATTAGAAATAACTTGTGAACCTGTGCTCGGTCAGGAGGATAGAATATTTGCCAATTTGAATTTATTCCCAAATCCGGTGGATGATCGATTTGTGATCAGCAACAACGAGCTGATCTCTGAAGTGATCATTTACAATTTCACAGGACAGGAGATCATGAGATTGTCGCCTAATGCAACTGCAGTAGATATTAGCACTTCCACCTTGGCTCGCGGGATGTATTTCGCATCCGTGCAGGTAGCCAACCAGTCCAGAACATTGAAATTTGTAAAATAA